One Dehalococcoidia bacterium genomic window carries:
- a CDS encoding ABC transporter permease translates to MAMSDTATLEVQRRRRPAVSIVQSVAGFAQWKPLGAVGAAILLLVIAVAIAAPYIAPSDPLTLRAAHRFEPPGADFLLGTDKFGRDILSRVIHGARISLWVGIVSVGIGTGLGSVIGVISGYAGGRADLLVQRAMDAILAFPTLILAITITAALGISTTNTMLAIGIVMIPQVSRVVRSTTLAVKEHQFIEAARAVGCGRLRIVLRHVAPNVAAPIIIIATAGLGSAILTEASLSFLGLGTQPPTASWGADLSGLGREYFERAPWMAVFPGVAITLVVLGFNLLGDALRDVWDPRLRGR, encoded by the coding sequence ATGGCGATGAGCGACACGGCTACCCTGGAGGTCCAACGGAGGCGGCGTCCCGCCGTCTCCATTGTCCAAAGCGTGGCGGGCTTTGCGCAATGGAAGCCCCTGGGGGCCGTGGGCGCGGCCATCCTGCTGCTAGTGATAGCCGTCGCCATCGCCGCGCCCTACATCGCGCCCAGCGACCCGCTGACGCTGCGCGCGGCGCACCGCTTCGAGCCACCCGGAGCGGACTTCCTGCTGGGCACGGACAAGTTCGGGCGCGACATCCTCAGCCGCGTCATCCACGGCGCGCGCATCAGCCTGTGGGTGGGCATCGTCTCCGTGGGGATTGGGACGGGCCTGGGATCTGTCATAGGGGTGATCTCCGGCTACGCGGGCGGCCGGGCCGACCTGCTAGTGCAGCGGGCCATGGATGCGATCCTGGCCTTCCCAACCCTCATCCTGGCCATCACCATCACGGCCGCCCTCGGCATCAGCACGACCAACACCATGCTGGCTATCGGCATCGTCATGATTCCCCAGGTCAGCCGCGTGGTCCGGTCCACGACTCTGGCGGTGAAAGAGCACCAGTTCATCGAGGCCGCCCGGGCCGTGGGCTGCGGGCGCCTTCGCATCGTGCTCCGGCACGTCGCCCCTAACGTGGCCGCTCCCATTATCATCATCGCGACCGCCGGCTTGGGCTCCGCCATCCTCACCGAAGCCTCGTTGAGCTTCCTGGGCCTGGGCACGCAGCCGCCCACGGCGTCCTGGGGCGCCGACCTCTCCGGCCTGGGCCGCGAGTACTTCGAGCGCGCGCCGTGGATGGCCGTGTTCCCCGGTGTGGCGATAACCCTGGTGGTGCTGGGCTTCAACCTGCTGGGCGACGCGCTGCGGGACGTATGGGACCCGCGGCTGCGCGGTCGGTAG
- a CDS encoding ABC transporter substrate-binding protein, with translation MFHGLSRVLSNPWATRLVAAAALVLTACAAPAQAPVPTQPAATAPQAAPTTAPATPSASSRATPVPTPRLEPTPAIANATPTAVSRGPKRGGTLTRAVAVAPPTLDLNFTGSSTVFEIIGLTHNGLFYSDAQLSNVKDLVESWEQPNETTYVFHLKKGVRFSNIPPVNGREITAQDVVTDFKRKRQEIPGLPPMNLVARTWFEPLKSMQATDPYTITVETKEPYAPFLTYLAHAYTVIYPQESYIGPRGPAYDLTKIAIGTGPFTVASFTPNVEFTLERNPAYFEKNLPYLDKIRGVIIPDASTRLAAFRAGRVDLIQGDKSQYDAARKTVPNMVAVKRREFHNALFMNPTKKPFDDMRVRQAVSQCMDREALIQFVVDGDGDLAGVPTLRTGYSLPKDDLAKLYKRDVAGAKQKLVAAGYPQGFAFKLNATVRQPIAVQNMTVIKDQLKDCGITANIEVLEFPVFLDRREKGDWDAISHGHPPEAEPDRNMVTVYAKGSPYQIDDPELQKLLDQERRITDDKKRAQAVLDLERKAIEKSYAAWTYYFYVYVMMSPQVKDYAEPIPTAQHLQRWAWLDR, from the coding sequence ATGTTCCACGGATTGTCTCGCGTGCTATCCAACCCATGGGCTACCCGCCTCGTCGCCGCCGCCGCGCTCGTTCTCACCGCGTGCGCCGCGCCCGCGCAAGCCCCTGTGCCCACGCAGCCGGCGGCCACTGCTCCCCAGGCCGCGCCGACGACCGCTCCGGCGACGCCGTCCGCCTCAAGCCGGGCCACGCCCGTGCCCACACCTCGGCTGGAGCCTACGCCCGCCATCGCCAACGCGACGCCCACGGCGGTGTCGCGGGGGCCGAAGCGCGGCGGAACGCTGACGCGTGCGGTGGCAGTCGCACCGCCCACGCTTGACCTCAACTTCACCGGCAGTTCCACGGTCTTTGAGATCATCGGCCTCACCCACAATGGGCTGTTCTATTCCGACGCCCAGTTGTCCAACGTCAAGGACCTGGTCGAGTCCTGGGAGCAACCCAACGAGACCACATACGTGTTCCACCTGAAGAAAGGCGTCCGCTTCTCCAACATTCCGCCCGTCAACGGGCGGGAGATAACCGCGCAGGATGTGGTCACGGACTTCAAACGCAAGCGTCAGGAGATTCCAGGTCTTCCGCCCATGAACCTGGTGGCCCGGACCTGGTTTGAACCTCTCAAGAGCATGCAGGCTACCGACCCCTATACGATCACGGTGGAGACAAAGGAGCCTTACGCCCCCTTCCTGACCTACCTGGCCCACGCCTACACCGTCATCTATCCCCAGGAGTCGTACATCGGCCCACGCGGCCCCGCCTACGACCTGACGAAGATCGCTATCGGCACGGGCCCCTTCACTGTAGCCAGCTTCACGCCCAACGTGGAGTTCACCCTTGAACGCAATCCGGCCTACTTCGAGAAGAACCTGCCCTACCTGGACAAAATCCGCGGCGTCATCATCCCGGACGCCTCCACTCGCCTGGCGGCGTTCCGCGCCGGGAGGGTGGACCTCATCCAAGGCGACAAGTCCCAGTATGACGCCGCCCGCAAGACCGTGCCCAATATGGTCGCCGTCAAGCGCCGCGAGTTCCACAACGCTCTGTTCATGAACCCCACAAAGAAGCCGTTCGACGACATGCGCGTGCGTCAGGCGGTCTCCCAGTGCATGGACAGGGAGGCGCTGATACAGTTCGTGGTGGACGGCGACGGCGACCTGGCGGGCGTCCCCACGCTGCGCACGGGCTATAGCCTGCCCAAGGATGATCTGGCCAAGCTCTACAAGCGGGACGTAGCCGGCGCCAAGCAAAAGCTCGTCGCCGCCGGCTATCCCCAGGGCTTCGCCTTCAAGCTCAACGCCACCGTCCGTCAGCCCATTGCCGTGCAGAACATGACGGTCATCAAGGACCAGCTCAAGGACTGCGGCATCACCGCCAACATAGAGGTACTTGAGTTCCCCGTGTTCCTGGACCGGCGCGAGAAGGGGGACTGGGACGCAATCTCCCACGGCCATCCGCCGGAGGCGGAGCCGGACCGCAACATGGTCACCGTCTATGCGAAGGGCTCACCGTACCAGATTGACGACCCGGAGCTGCAGAAGCTGCTGGACCAGGAGAGACGGATTACGGACGACAAGAAGCGGGCGCAGGCTGTGCTGGACCTGGAGAGAAAGGCCATCGAGAAATCCTACGCGGCCTGGACCTATTACTTTTATGTGTACGTGATGATGTCGCCACAGGTGAAGGACTACGCGGAGCCTATCCCCACCGCCCAACACCTTCAGCGCTGGGCCTGGTTGGACAGGTAG
- a CDS encoding ABC transporter permease has protein sequence MAQYALRRLALLVPVLLGVSLIVFFILRIIPGDVARLMLGDLATPEELASFRQSMGLDRPLWEQYLTWVGNIPRGDWGTSLWTKRTVLEEFSSSLPVTLELAALAVLVAVCFGVPLGVLSAVRQDTWIDYVSRLLSISGLAMPGFWLGTLLLLVPSLLFQWVPPLVYEPLTRDPLTNLQQFFLPALALGASMAALIARLMRSSLLEVMRQDYMRTAWAKGLQERAGITRHALKNAAIPVITLVGNQFGHFLGGAVIMETIFSLPGVGRLTVDAIHQRDFVLVQGAVVLLALLFTVINLLVDLTYSYLDPRIRYQ, from the coding sequence TTGGCCCAGTACGCGCTGCGCCGCCTTGCTTTGCTTGTGCCCGTCCTTCTGGGAGTGTCGCTCATTGTCTTCTTCATCCTGCGCATCATCCCCGGCGACGTGGCCCGCCTGATGCTCGGTGACCTAGCCACCCCTGAGGAGCTGGCCAGCTTCCGCCAGTCCATGGGACTGGACAGGCCCCTGTGGGAGCAGTACCTGACGTGGGTAGGGAATATCCCGCGCGGCGACTGGGGGACCTCGCTCTGGACCAAGCGCACCGTGCTGGAAGAGTTCAGCAGCTCGCTGCCCGTGACCCTGGAGTTGGCGGCCTTGGCCGTGCTTGTGGCGGTATGCTTCGGCGTGCCGCTGGGCGTCCTGTCCGCCGTAAGACAGGATACTTGGATTGACTATGTCAGCAGGCTGCTCAGCATCAGCGGACTCGCCATGCCCGGCTTCTGGCTGGGCACACTGCTGTTGCTCGTCCCATCGCTGCTCTTCCAGTGGGTGCCTCCCCTGGTTTACGAGCCGCTCACGCGCGACCCCCTGACGAATCTGCAGCAGTTCTTCCTGCCCGCCCTGGCGCTGGGCGCCTCCATGGCCGCCCTCATCGCGCGGCTGATGCGCTCGTCGTTGCTGGAGGTCATGCGCCAGGACTATATGCGCACCGCATGGGCGAAGGGACTCCAGGAGCGAGCGGGCATCACCCGGCACGCGCTGAAGAACGCGGCCATACCCGTGATCACGCTGGTCGGCAACCAGTTCGGGCACTTCCTGGGCGGCGCGGTAATCATGGAGACGATCTTCTCGCTCCCCGGCGTGGGCCGCCTGACGGTGGACGCCATTCACCAGCGGGATTTCGTCCTTGTGCAGGGCGCGGTCGTGCTGCTGGCCCTGCTCTTTACCGTCATCAACCTTCTCGTTGACCTCACGTACAGCTATCTTGACCCGCGCATACGCTATCAGTAA
- a CDS encoding MBL fold metallo-hydrolase gives MADKVTIGNVEITVFVDAAPPPFDTTRFFPDVPPEAWAPYKQWLDQNGKFRTNFCFFLLRSSGKTILVDSGLGPGPHERFGGATGQLMNHLASKGVKAEDVSTVIITHMHGDHMGWNVMGAGANARPTFPKAKYYIPKGDYEHFSKTNPAYAPLSQATPLLNLGVAQLVEGDFAVTPELKTLYTPGHTPGHLSVIISSAGHKGMIVGDVYHSPAQVSELDWCPGGDINKDDARKTRRKVTQRLADENMTVAASHFWLPDSVGKVVRLDGKTAWKSL, from the coding sequence ATGGCTGACAAGGTTACGATTGGCAACGTTGAGATCACGGTCTTTGTGGACGCGGCGCCGCCCCCATTTGACACGACCCGTTTCTTTCCGGACGTACCCCCGGAGGCCTGGGCCCCCTACAAGCAGTGGCTGGACCAGAACGGCAAGTTCCGCACCAACTTCTGTTTCTTCCTTTTGCGCTCCTCGGGAAAGACCATCCTGGTGGACTCCGGACTTGGCCCCGGCCCGCACGAGCGGTTTGGCGGCGCCACGGGGCAACTCATGAACCATCTCGCCTCCAAAGGGGTGAAAGCCGAGGATGTGTCCACCGTCATCATCACACACATGCACGGCGATCACATGGGGTGGAACGTGATGGGCGCGGGCGCGAATGCCCGGCCTACGTTTCCCAAGGCCAAGTATTACATCCCCAAGGGAGACTACGAGCATTTCAGCAAGACCAACCCCGCCTATGCCCCTCTGTCTCAGGCGACGCCTTTGCTTAACCTGGGTGTCGCGCAGCTCGTGGAGGGTGACTTTGCGGTCACGCCGGAGCTGAAGACTCTCTACACCCCTGGCCATACCCCAGGCCATCTGAGCGTTATCATCAGCTCCGCGGGGCACAAGGGCATGATTGTGGGCGACGTGTACCACAGCCCCGCGCAGGTCTCGGAGCTGGACTGGTGCCCGGGCGGCGACATAAACAAGGACGATGCGCGCAAGACCCGCCGCAAGGTCACCCAGCGCCTGGCCGATGAGAACATGACTGTGGCGGCGTCCCATTTCTGGCTTCCCGACAGCGTCGGCAAAGTGGTGCGGCTGGACGGCAAGACCGCCTGGAAGTCTCTCTAA
- a CDS encoding ABC transporter substrate-binding protein, translating into MHGIVSRKAYLGSLIVASLLLAACAPVAVPAPAPASQQPSAPAAAPRQPPAAAPAAPAPAAPAAAPASRPTPAPAAAQPAAQAAASTAPKRGGVFRIATGADPENFDFYQTEGSTTLVLVTPAYNNLIANDPAKPTALMGDLAEKWEVSPDGKVFTFRLRSGVKWHDGKPFTADDVVYALNLQKSPPEGYIASRKDTFKPVTKIEKLDDKTVRLTFDQIDVTFLPRFAVEWFGVQPKHILEVNKNMKTTVMGTGPFKFKSFEPGSHMELVRNPDYFVQGQPYLDGLMFFIIKDQSTAVAALRTGKVDFANSSRRLTPSEAKTATQGNLNIEIIKQARLGGPWFHLNATVKPFDDVRVRQAVSLAFNRQQAIDVVGEGAATVGTFVQPGGDWARPQADIEKLPGYRKDKTADLAQARELVAAAKAGGAEVVIEAREDVVTVSEYMQTQLQLIGLKATVKSSTRARTVEIQRAKQFAMNTSRNAYTDDDIVDVGRKWIKGAAQNYVNYYNPKLDELMKLQAEAVDPAKRFQLIQQIDDILIQDVPAILPYWEDQLLGKARYVKGLTIGTNIYALNRYPMVWLDK; encoded by the coding sequence ATGCACGGAATAGTGTCTCGGAAAGCGTATCTGGGCAGCCTGATCGTTGCCTCATTGCTGCTGGCCGCATGCGCGCCCGTGGCGGTCCCAGCCCCTGCTCCAGCGTCCCAGCAACCTTCGGCTCCCGCCGCAGCGCCCCGGCAGCCCCCGGCGGCGGCCCCCGCGGCTCCCGCTCCCGCCGCCCCGGCGGCGGCGCCGGCCTCCCGGCCCACCCCCGCCCCGGCCGCCGCGCAACCCGCCGCGCAGGCGGCGGCAAGCACGGCCCCGAAGCGAGGCGGCGTGTTCCGCATCGCCACCGGCGCGGACCCCGAGAACTTCGATTTCTACCAGACGGAAGGCTCCACGACGCTGGTGCTCGTGACGCCCGCGTACAACAACCTCATCGCCAATGACCCGGCCAAGCCTACCGCGCTCATGGGAGACCTGGCTGAGAAGTGGGAGGTAAGTCCGGACGGCAAGGTGTTCACGTTCCGCCTGCGGAGCGGCGTCAAGTGGCATGACGGGAAGCCCTTCACGGCGGACGACGTGGTCTATGCGTTGAACCTGCAGAAGTCACCACCAGAGGGCTACATCGCGTCTCGGAAGGACACGTTCAAGCCGGTGACCAAGATTGAAAAGCTGGACGACAAGACGGTGCGCTTGACCTTCGACCAGATTGATGTGACCTTCCTGCCGCGGTTCGCCGTGGAGTGGTTCGGCGTCCAGCCCAAGCACATCTTGGAAGTCAACAAGAACATGAAGACCACCGTCATGGGCACGGGGCCTTTCAAGTTCAAGTCCTTTGAGCCGGGAAGCCACATGGAGCTTGTCCGGAACCCGGACTACTTCGTGCAGGGGCAGCCCTATTTGGACGGCCTCATGTTCTTCATCATCAAGGACCAGTCCACTGCGGTGGCCGCGCTCCGGACGGGGAAGGTGGACTTCGCGAACTCGTCGCGCAGGCTGACTCCTTCAGAGGCCAAGACCGCTACGCAGGGGAACCTGAATATCGAAATCATCAAGCAGGCGCGACTGGGAGGCCCGTGGTTCCATCTGAACGCGACGGTGAAGCCGTTTGACGACGTGCGCGTGCGGCAGGCGGTCAGCCTCGCTTTCAACCGGCAACAGGCCATTGATGTTGTTGGGGAAGGCGCCGCCACCGTGGGTACCTTCGTGCAGCCGGGTGGGGATTGGGCCAGGCCGCAAGCGGACATTGAGAAGCTACCCGGCTACAGGAAGGACAAGACGGCGGACCTGGCGCAGGCCAGGGAGCTTGTGGCCGCCGCGAAGGCCGGAGGGGCGGAGGTAGTCATTGAGGCCCGCGAGGATGTGGTGACCGTGTCTGAGTACATGCAGACCCAGCTCCAACTGATAGGGCTGAAGGCGACAGTGAAGTCAAGCACGCGGGCGCGGACTGTGGAAATCCAGCGGGCCAAGCAGTTTGCGATGAACACCTCGCGCAACGCGTACACCGACGATGATATCGTGGATGTGGGCCGCAAGTGGATCAAGGGCGCGGCCCAGAACTATGTTAACTACTACAACCCGAAGCTGGACGAGTTGATGAAGCTTCAGGCAGAGGCGGTGGACCCCGCCAAACGCTTCCAGCTTATTCAGCAGATTGACGACATCCTGATTCAAGACGTGCCCGCCATCCTCCCGTACTGGGAAGACCAGCTCTTGGGGAAAGCCAGGTACGTCAAAGGGCTGACGATCGGCACCAACATCTATGCGCTGAACCGCTACCCGATGGTCTGGCTGGACAAGTAA
- a CDS encoding ABC transporter permease gives MYRYILRRLLLLVPVLLLVSVVIFGILRVLPGDVAVVMLMSGDTGAPSEEQIASLQHSLGLDRPFYEQYLSWMWGLVRLDAGASFYTQRSVIMDLQLRIPRTMELALLTIAVSALIAIPAGVIAAMRQDTWVDYVLRVVTVGGIAMPTFWIATLILLFMVVGFNWMPPLGYKGFFADPWSNLQQMIWPAMAMGYYHSSMLTRMVRSSVLEVLRQDYIRTAWSKGLRERVVMARHTLRNAFLPVVTLLGTEFAVLLGGTVIVETIFVIPGLGSYLIESINRRDYYVTQAIIVAVALMLAIVNLLVDIAYGWIDPRIRYR, from the coding sequence GTGTACCGGTATATCCTGCGTCGCTTACTGCTGCTTGTCCCCGTGCTCCTGCTGGTATCCGTCGTGATTTTCGGCATTCTGCGCGTGCTTCCCGGGGATGTGGCGGTCGTGATGCTCATGTCCGGAGACACGGGCGCGCCCTCGGAGGAGCAGATAGCGTCCCTCCAGCACAGCCTGGGGCTGGACAGACCCTTCTACGAGCAATACCTGTCCTGGATGTGGGGACTCGTGCGGCTGGACGCCGGAGCTTCCTTCTACACCCAGCGCAGCGTGATCATGGATCTCCAACTCCGGATTCCTCGGACGATGGAGCTGGCGCTCCTCACGATTGCCGTCTCCGCGCTCATAGCCATACCGGCGGGCGTCATCGCGGCGATGCGCCAGGACACGTGGGTGGACTATGTGCTGCGAGTCGTGACCGTGGGGGGCATCGCCATGCCCACCTTCTGGATAGCCACGCTCATTCTGCTGTTCATGGTCGTGGGCTTTAACTGGATGCCTCCGTTGGGCTACAAGGGGTTCTTCGCCGACCCCTGGAGCAATCTCCAGCAGATGATCTGGCCCGCTATGGCCATGGGCTACTACCACTCCTCCATGCTGACCAGGATGGTGCGCTCCAGCGTCCTGGAGGTGCTGCGCCAGGACTACATCCGCACCGCATGGTCCAAGGGGTTGCGTGAGCGCGTCGTCATGGCGCGCCACACGCTGCGGAACGCCTTTCTGCCCGTGGTCACGCTTCTGGGGACGGAGTTCGCGGTGCTCCTCGGCGGCACGGTCATCGTGGAGACGATTTTTGTTATTCCGGGGTTGGGCAGCTACCTGATCGAGTCCATCAACCGCCGGGACTACTACGTGACGCAGGCCATCATCGTCGCCGTGGCGCTGATGCTCGCCATCGTCAATCTGTTGGTGGACATCGCCTACGGCTGGATTGACCCGCGTATCCGGTATCGCTAG
- a CDS encoding ABC transporter permease: MARSQDLNASASAGLLRRRRTGVFDNIIRLLTTKPLGAFGAVVVTGMALLAIATPLVAPFDPLEAHFADRFKGPSATYLLGTDNFGRDLLSRIIWGARVSLLVGFGAVALGHTVGAVLGVISGYAGGKVDILFQRFVDAMMAFPRLIMALAIVAVMGPSILNVILAIAIVDLPRTARILRASGLVIKQTQYVEAAVAVGASPLRIIVMHVMPNCLAPYLIVATAGLGQAIVVEASLSFLGLGIPPPLPSWGGMLSGVGREYLQQAPWIAIFPGVAISLTVYGFNLLGDAIRDVWDPRLRKA, from the coding sequence ATGGCGAGATCCCAAGATTTGAACGCGTCCGCATCAGCCGGTCTGCTCCGCAGAAGGCGGACGGGCGTCTTCGATAACATCATCCGGCTTCTTACCACGAAGCCGCTGGGAGCGTTCGGCGCCGTCGTGGTGACGGGGATGGCGTTGCTCGCCATCGCGACGCCGCTGGTCGCGCCCTTTGATCCTCTTGAGGCCCACTTCGCCGACCGCTTCAAGGGGCCGAGCGCCACCTATTTGCTCGGGACGGACAACTTTGGGAGAGACCTCCTTTCGCGGATTATCTGGGGGGCTCGTGTCTCGCTTCTGGTGGGCTTCGGGGCGGTGGCCCTGGGACACACCGTTGGCGCGGTGCTAGGGGTGATCAGCGGGTACGCGGGCGGGAAAGTGGATATCCTGTTCCAGCGCTTCGTGGACGCCATGATGGCGTTTCCGCGCCTTATCATGGCCCTCGCCATCGTCGCCGTAATGGGGCCATCCATACTGAACGTGATTCTCGCCATCGCCATCGTGGACCTGCCGCGCACCGCCCGCATCCTGCGGGCCAGCGGCCTGGTCATCAAGCAGACCCAGTACGTCGAGGCGGCGGTCGCGGTCGGGGCGTCGCCGCTGCGGATTATCGTCATGCACGTCATGCCCAACTGCCTCGCGCCGTACCTTATCGTCGCCACGGCCGGCCTGGGGCAGGCTATAGTGGTGGAGGCGTCGCTGAGCTTCCTCGGTCTGGGAATTCCGCCTCCGCTGCCGTCATGGGGAGGCATGCTCTCCGGTGTCGGCAGGGAGTACCTGCAACAGGCGCCGTGGATAGCGATCTTTCCCGGTGTGGCCATCAGCCTGACGGTGTACGGCTTCAATCTGCTGGGCGACGCAATCCGCGACGTCTGGGACCCGCGCCTTCGGAAGGCCTGA
- a CDS encoding CaiB/BaiF CoA-transferase family protein translates to MPASLDGVRVLDLSRLVPGPFCTMLLADLGANVIKVEEAKPKFRHHAVQAPGAAAQKESEHWGDALRVVERNKRSIGLNLKSKAGQEVFHRLAKTADVVVEGFRPGVVDRLGISYQTIKAINPRIIYCAITGYGQTGPYRDYPGHDINYESTGGLLSILCTPEGKPIAPAIPLANVIGGFSATVAILAALRAREKSGKGQYVDIALTDGVAMVMALRYGAAYFANGAAPKYDAAPSRVFQTKDGRHVSVNAGEPWFWERLCKATGLTQYLPDHMTFRASPRENPRTKEILEAYQQAFLTKTRQEWLDLLREADACVGPVYTFQETFSDPQLLAREMVVSVDHHKLGKTRTAGTHLKLSETPAKVRTLSPILGEHTDEVLKEAGYAASDIKALREQGDIC, encoded by the coding sequence ATGCCCGCATCCCTGGACGGTGTCCGTGTCCTGGACCTATCCCGGCTGGTCCCCGGCCCTTTCTGTACGATGCTTCTGGCGGACCTGGGTGCCAATGTCATCAAAGTGGAGGAAGCCAAGCCCAAGTTCCGCCATCACGCCGTGCAAGCGCCTGGCGCCGCCGCTCAGAAAGAAAGCGAGCACTGGGGTGACGCTCTGCGGGTTGTGGAGCGGAACAAGCGCAGCATCGGCCTGAACCTGAAGAGCAAGGCCGGTCAGGAAGTGTTCCATCGGCTCGCGAAGACGGCGGACGTGGTGGTGGAAGGATTTCGGCCCGGCGTCGTGGACCGGCTGGGGATCAGCTATCAGACTATCAAGGCCATCAACCCGCGGATCATCTACTGCGCCATCACGGGGTACGGCCAGACGGGGCCGTACCGTGACTACCCCGGACACGACATCAACTATGAGTCCACGGGTGGCCTTCTGAGCATCCTCTGCACGCCGGAGGGGAAACCCATCGCGCCCGCCATTCCGCTGGCCAACGTCATCGGCGGCTTCTCGGCGACGGTCGCCATCCTCGCCGCGCTGCGCGCCCGTGAGAAGTCGGGAAAGGGCCAGTACGTGGACATCGCGCTGACGGACGGGGTCGCGATGGTCATGGCGCTGCGCTACGGCGCCGCGTACTTCGCGAACGGAGCGGCTCCCAAGTACGACGCCGCGCCGTCCCGCGTGTTCCAGACGAAAGACGGGCGGCACGTCTCCGTGAACGCCGGCGAGCCCTGGTTCTGGGAGCGGCTGTGCAAAGCCACCGGGCTGACCCAGTACCTGCCGGACCACATGACGTTCAGGGCCAGCCCCCGCGAGAACCCGCGCACCAAAGAGATACTGGAGGCCTACCAGCAGGCCTTCCTGACGAAAACGCGGCAGGAGTGGCTTGACCTTCTCCGTGAAGCGGACGCCTGCGTGGGGCCGGTTTACACGTTCCAGGAGACGTTCAGCGATCCACAGCTCCTGGCGCGTGAAATGGTCGTCAGTGTGGACCATCACAAGCTGGGGAAGACCCGGACGGCCGGCACGCATTTGAAGCTGTCGGAGACGCCCGCGAAGGTGCGGACGCTCAGCCCCATTCTGGGGGAGCACACCGACGAGGTCCTGAAGGAAGCAGGCTACGCGGCCAGTGACATCAAGGCTCTTCGTGAGCAAGGCGACATCTGTTAG
- a CDS encoding CoA transferase, with product MPKALEGMRVVEVADLVAGPYCTRLLGDFGADVTKIELPGAGDSARRRGPFYRDIPHPDRGALFMYVNTNKHSVTLDIASPKGREIFRRLVADADILVTDRSPKEANALGLTYKHLKKVNPRLVAVAITPFGLTGPRKDYKAYPLNVYHAGGDGYLLQSGEAYLGRPPIKAAGMAGEYQVGWNAATAALFAVFARNFSGVGQQVDVSKQEALMGLNRMILGRYPNEGVVEQRASRHYDFLGIFPCRDGHMIIMAFDDHHWRTLAELVGRADWKTDPEYASRDGRTKHRKDINAYMTEWLKDKSGPELYHAWQKAHCPVGWFASPKDVAHSEQLKERNFFTTLDHPGIGPVVMPTVPYQFSGTPAAYERSAPGLGQDNEMVFRQRLGIPREEIVQLREAGII from the coding sequence ATGCCGAAAGCGCTTGAAGGCATGCGGGTGGTGGAGGTGGCCGACCTGGTGGCGGGCCCCTATTGCACCCGCCTGCTGGGGGACTTTGGCGCCGACGTCACGAAGATTGAGCTGCCCGGCGCCGGCGACTCCGCCCGGCGTCGCGGGCCGTTCTATCGCGACATCCCGCACCCGGACAGGGGCGCGCTCTTCATGTACGTCAACACCAACAAGCACAGCGTCACGCTGGATATTGCGTCGCCCAAGGGCCGGGAGATATTCCGACGCCTCGTAGCTGACGCTGACATTCTGGTCACCGATCGCTCACCCAAAGAGGCCAACGCGCTCGGCCTGACATATAAGCACCTTAAGAAGGTGAACCCGCGCCTTGTCGCGGTCGCCATTACGCCGTTCGGGCTGACGGGGCCGCGCAAGGACTACAAGGCCTATCCCCTCAACGTCTATCACGCGGGCGGCGACGGCTACCTGCTCCAGAGCGGAGAGGCTTACCTGGGCCGTCCTCCCATCAAGGCAGCAGGCATGGCCGGCGAGTACCAGGTGGGGTGGAATGCAGCCACCGCCGCGCTCTTCGCCGTCTTTGCCCGTAACTTCAGCGGCGTTGGCCAGCAGGTGGACGTCTCCAAGCAGGAGGCGCTCATGGGCCTGAACCGCATGATTCTGGGCCGCTACCCCAACGAAGGCGTGGTGGAGCAGCGCGCCTCCCGGCACTACGACTTCCTGGGAATTTTCCCCTGCCGCGACGGCCACATGATTATCATGGCCTTCGACGACCACCACTGGCGGACTCTGGCGGAGCTGGTCGGCCGCGCGGACTGGAAGACGGACCCGGAGTACGCAAGTCGCGACGGGCGGACCAAGCATCGGAAGGACATCAACGCGTACATGACGGAGTGGCTGAAGGACAAGAGCGGGCCGGAGCTTTATCATGCCTGGCAGAAGGCCCACTGTCCCGTCGGGTGGTTCGCGTCTCCGAAGGACGTGGCGCACAGCGAGCAACTCAAGGAGCGCAACTTCTTTACCACTCTGGACCACCCGGGCATAGGGCCAGTGGTCATGCCCACCGTGCCGTACCAGTTCTCCGGAACGCCCGCCGCCTACGAGCGGAGCGCGCCCGGCCTGGGGCAGGACAATGAGATGGTCTTCCGCCAGCGCCTGGGGATTCCTCGCGAAGAAATCGTGCAGCTTCGCGAGGCCGGCATTATCTAG